CAAGGTCGGCTTTCGCCGGCTGGACATCCTGCGCCCGGGGCTTCTTCGCGGAACGCGCAAGGCGGACCTGCGCCCGCTGGAAGGGCTGGGGCGTATCGCCAGCCCGGTGGCCGACCTGGTCCTGCGCGGCAAATACGAGAAATACCGCTCGATCCACGCCTCGACCATGGCGCACGCCGTGCTTGCGCTGGCCAAGCGGCGGACGCAGGGCAAGTTCGTGCATGAACACGAAGGCCTGCAGCGCGCGGCAAAGATGCTGCCCGAATTGGGCGGGGACGAGTAGCGCTCCCCAAGGCCCGACGAGGCGGATACGAAAACGCCCGCCGGATCAGGGGCGGGCGTTTCGTTGCGTTCCGGTGGGCCGGATCAGATGGCGCGGTCGCCTGCTTCACCGACGGATTCGATGTCGCGGCCCGCGCCCTTGACCGTGTTACAGGCCGTTGCGGTAAGAGCGATCGAAGCGATGCCAGCGGCGAGAAGTACCTTGCGAACCATTGAATATTCCTTTCATCAAACAAACGTCGATGCATCCGAACGGACTGCTGCGCAAAGCACGGCTTCTCGTACGCCCACCTGATAGATGCCCAGATAGAATGCCGATGATCCCCGATTGGTTCCACAAGCTGATATTCGTGAGCGATGCCGCGCGCGTCGCGCTGGCAGGCGGCGCTTTCCTGCTGCTGGCGCTATTCGCCATGCTGGCGGAGAGATGGCGCAATGCCCGCACCCGAATAGACCGGATCGGCTGGGTGCCGTGGACGGGCATCTTCCTGTTTTCCGCCGTCATCGGCGGCGGCCTTCTGGCGCTGGCTATCCCTGCCCTGATGCAAGGCGGCTGAACCGCGTCAGAGACACGCTTCCAGATACGCTTGGTCGAACCCGAACTGGCGCGCTTTTTCCAGCGTATAGGGCCTGAGGCCACTCGCGCGGAATTCGCCGATGATCTTGCCGTCTTCGCTCTCGTCGAGATATTCGAACTTGAAGAGCTCCTGCGTCACGATCACGTCGCCTTCCATGCCGATGACCTCCGTGATCCCGGTGGTGCGGCGCGAACCGTCGCGCAGGCGTTTCACCTGCACGATCAGGTCGACGGATTCGGCGATCTGGCGGCTGATGGCTTCCTTCGGGATCTTGATGTCGCCCATCAGGATCATGTTTTCCATACGGCCGAGGCATTCGCGCGCCGAGTTGGCGTGAAGCGTACACATGGAGCCGTCATGGCCGGTGTTCATGGCGGCGAGAAGGTCGAAACATTCCGCGCCGCGAATCTCACCCAGGATGATGCGGTCGGGGCGCATACGCAGGGCGTTCTTCACCAGGTCGCCGATGGTGATCGCGCCTTGCCCTTCCAGGTTCGGCGGGCGCGTTTCCAGCGGCAGCCAGTGCGGCTGCTGCAGGCGGAGTTCTGCCGCATCCTCAATGGTCAGGACGCGCTCGCCCGGGTCGATCATCTTCGACAGGGCGTTGAGCATGGTGGTCTTACCCGAACCCGTACCGCCCGAAATGACGATGTTCATGCGGCAGGCGCCCGCGATTTTCAGCGCGGTACACATCTTGTCGCTCATGGAACCGAACTCCTTGAGCATGTCGAGGGTGATCGGTTTTTCGGAGAACTTACGAATGGAAATCGCGGTGCCGCGCAGGCTGAGCGGGGGCACGATCACGTTCACACGGCTGCCGTCCTTCAGGCGGGCGTCGGCCAGCGGTGTCGTCTGGTCGACGCGGCGTCCCACCTGGTTCACGATGCGCTGGGCGATCTGGAACAGATGCTGTTCGTCGCGGAACCGGATCGGGGCGATGACCAGCTTGCCCTTTTTCTCGATGTAGGTCTGGTCCGGACCGTTGACCATGATGTCCGATACGTCGGGATCGTTCAGCAGCTCTTCCAGCGGACCGAAGCCCAACAATTCGTCGATCAGGACCTTTTCCAGCGCGAACTGCTCGCGCCGGTTCAGCGTGACCTTCAGTTCGGCCAGCACTTCCATAATGATCGGGCGGAATTCTTCCGACAGCTCTTCCTTGGAAAGCGTGGCGGCCGCTTCGGGATCGACGCGTTCGAGCAGGCGGGGGAGCACCTGTTCCTTGATCTTGTGGACGCTGGCTTCGAAGCCGCCAATTTCCTGCTGTTCATGGATCGCGTTGGCGCGGTCCGCGAGGCGGGTCATCGCGTCGTCCCTGTTCGGCTGTCCAGCGGACGCGCCCGGCACGTCCGCCGCGCTGTCGCCGGGCAAAGGCGGGAACTGTTCTCCGCCGGGAGGGCGCGCCTGTTCGGCCGGTTTCGCATTGCCGCCACCCTTCATGGGCCGCGCGACGCCAAAAGACGAACGACCACCCGCTGGCCCGTTCCTGCGTCCGAATGCACTCATTTCCATCGTCCCCCGGATAAATCCGCTAAGCTTGATCCGGCCTCACACGCTTATGGCGAAGGAGGCCTTTCTGGAATTGGTGAATAGGATGGAAACCTTATTTTTTTCCTAAATGGCGCGGTGGCTATGGCCCGCGTGTATGTGCTGGACTAAGCGCTGCGCATGATCCGGACCCCCCGATGAGAGATAGCGAACGCACGGGACTGATGCTGGCGGCGGCAGGATTTGCCACGCTGTCGGTCGGCGATGCAGTGATCAAGACGATGGCGGGTGAATGGCCGCCGCTGGCGGTTGCCGCCTTGCGGTTCTCGCTCGGCGCGATCGGGCTGTCCGTATTGCTGTTCGTGAAGGAAGGGGCGCGTGCATTTCGTCCGAAGAATCCCTGGCTGCAAGCGGGAAGGGGGTTCTGCCTTGCCGCGGCCAGCCTGTGCTTCTTCAGCGCGGTCTTCGTGATGCCGCTTGCCTCGGCCATGGCGCTGGCCTTTGTCGCGCCGGTCCTGACCGCCGTTTTCAGCGCAATTTTCCTGAAAGAGGCGATCCGTTTGCCAGTTGTCGCAGCCAGCGTCATCGCGCTGTGCGGCGTTGCGCTGGTCCTGCGCCCGAATGTCGCGGCGCTGGGCCCGGCAGCGTTCCTGCCGCTGGCCTCCGCCCTGTTTTTCAGCCTGATGATCGTCGCCAACCGGGCAGCCGGCGGGCAGGGCAGCGCGCTCTCGATGCAGGCGTTCATGGCGATCGTCGCAGCGCCGCTGCTGGTCGTGGCGGCGTTTGCCGGGCATGTGAGCGGGATCGAGAGCCTGCGCGTCGATATGCCGGAATGGAGCGTGATCGTGCGCTGCCTGATCGTCGCGGTCACCGCCAGCACGGCGCACTGGCTGGTCTTCCTGGGCACCGAAAGGGCGGGTGCATCGACCATTGCGCCGACCACCTATCTCCAGATGCTGGTTGCGATCACGCTGGGCTGGTGGTGGTTCGGCGACGTGCCCGACGCGGTGACGCTGGCAGGCGGCGCGGTCATCATCTGTGCAGGCCTTATCCTGTGGCGCAGCACGCCTGCCGGGGCGGCAACGAAGGTAAGCGTTGCGAAAGGGACCGCGCGATAGTGCAATGGTAGGAAATTACAGCTAACAGGCTGCCAACCTTACCCACCTCAAGACCAGCAGGAAGATTTTAGCCGATGTGTGGAATTATCGGGATTGCGGGCGCGGCGCCCGTTGCGGACCGGTTGGTCGATGGCCTGAAGCGGATGGAATATCGCGGCTATGACAGCGCCGGGATCTGCACCCTGCATGACGGCGACCTTATCCGCCGCCGGGCGGAGGGCAAGCTCGCCAATCTGGTGGAGGAACTGGCAGGCAATCCCGCGCCCGGCCATGTCGGCATCGCCCATACCCGCTGGGCCACCCATGGCGCGCCCACGGCGGCCAACGCGCATCCCCATGCGACCGATCACGTCGCGCTGGTCCACAACGGCATCATCGAAAATTTCCGCGCCCTGCGCGAGGAGTTGCAGGCCGACGGACGGACGCTGGAAAGCGATACCGACAGCGAAGTCGTCGCGCATCTCGTGTCCCGCGAGGTGGAGAACGGTGCCTCCCCGCAGGATGCCGTCCAGACCGTCCTGCCGCGCCTTCGCGGTGCCTTCGCGCTGGCCATCGCGTTCCGGGACCATCCCGACCTCTTGATCGGCTCGCGGCTGGGTTCCCCGCTGGTCGTCGGCTATGGCGAGGGCGAGATGTATCTCGGGTCCGACGCGCTGGCGCTCGCCCCGCTGACGCAGAAGATCAGCTATCTCGAGGAAGGCGACTGGGTCGCCATCACTCGCGACACCGCGCAGGTCTTCGACGGCGAGAATGCGCCGGTCGAACGTCCTATCGTGGCATCCGGCGCATCGGCCGCGGCGGTCGAGAAGGGCAATTATCGCCACTTCATGCAGAAAGAGATCTTCGAGCAGCCGACCGTCGTCGCCCAGACGCTGGCCAGCTATGTCCGGCAGAGCGACGACAGCGTTGCCCTGCCGCAGATCGATTTCGACCTATCGAGCGTGAAGCGCATCACCATCGTTGCCTGCGGCACGTCCTATTACGCAGGCATGGTCGCGAAATACTGGTTCGAACAGTTCGCCCGCGTTCCGGTCGATGTCGATGTGGCGTCCGAGTTCCGGTACCGGGAACCGGTGCTGGAAGAGGGCGGCCTGTCGCTGTTCATCTCGCAGAGCGGGGAAACGGCCGACACGCTGGCGGCGCTTCGCCACTGCAAGCAGGCCGGCCAGACCATCGCCGCAGTCGTCAACGTGCCCACCAGTTCCATGGCGCGCGAGGCGGACCTGCTGCTGCCTACCCATGCCGGCCCGGAAATCGGTGTCGCCAGCACCAAGGCGTTCGCCTGCCAGCTGGCGGTCCTGGCCGCTCTTGCAGCCCATCTGGCGGTAAAGAACGGCCACATGACGCGCGCGGAAGAGGAAGAGGTGGTCCATCACCTGCTGGAAGCGCCGGCCGCCCTGAACGCAGCGCTGGACCACGACGAGGATATTGCCGGAATGGCGCACCTCATCGCGCCCGCGCGGGATGTGCTCTATCTGGGCCGCGGACCGGACTATCCGATGGCGATGGAAGGCGCGCTGAAACTGAAGGAAATTAGCTACATCCACGCAGAGGGATATGCATCGGGCGAGATGAAGCACGGCCCCATCGCGCTGATCGACGAGCATGTGCCCGTCATCGTCCTCGCGCCCAGCGGACCACTGTTCGAGAAGACCGTGTCGAACATGCAGGAAGTGCGCGCCCGCGGCGGGCAGATCGTGCTGATCTCGGACGAGGAAGGTCTGGCCGAAGCGGGCGAGGGATGCCTGGCGACGATCCAGATGCCGAAAGTGCATCCGCTGATCGCGCCGCTGGTCTACGCGGTTCCGGTGCAGCTGCTGGCTTATCACGTGGCCGTGGCCAAGGGCACGGATGTCGACCAGCCGCGCAATCTCGCCAAGTCGGTGACGGTGGAATAATCGTTCCCGGGGGGCGAATTGGGGTCCTATCCTTAACTGCCCTCTAACCTTTGAGGGTTAGCGGCGGACGGGTGACCGCCTCCGCTCCAAATCGCCGGGCCTTCCCGAAAAAACTTCCGCTCGCGAGCCTGCTGGGCCTGCGTGAGGAGGGCGATCTCGATTGGCCCCGGCTGCGGGCGATCCAGCACTCCGTGCCGGCATCGAAAATCGTGGTTCGCATGGCAAGCCATGCCACGCTTGCCCTTGTCACGGCGACCATCCTCTACCCCATCGTGCCGATCGCGATCCTGATCGGCTGGATTGCGTTCATGGCCGCGTCGCTGGGCTTGATGTTCCAGGCCGACATGAACCTGCAGGCGAAACCGGGTCGCACGCTCAGCAAGGGGGCTGCCGCGCGCCACTTGCGCGGCACGATCTCCGCCGCCCTGGCATGGAGCCTTGCCAGCCCATTGGCGCTGTATTTCGGGACGCCCGCCGATGTGCTCGCAGTCTGGGCCGTCATCGCTGCCGTCATTACCGGGATTACCATCACGCTGGGTACGGCGCCCATGGGCGCGATCCTGTTCTCCGTCATCGTGATGGTCCCGGGCGCCGTGTCGCTACTCGCGGCGGGGTATCTCTCTGCGGCATTTGCAGCAGGCGTCATGCTGCCCATCGCGTGCTGGGGCTTCATCGTGCGTGCCGACACCTTCCTGCGTGGCAGCCTTGCCGAAGACGGCATGAACGAGCGGTCGGAAGTCGTGTCGCTGCTGCTGCGCGAATTCGAGGAAAACGAGGCCGACTGGCTGTGGCAGATCGATACCTCGCGGCGCATTCGCTCCGCTTCCCCGCGCTTCGCGTTTGCGCTGGGGCTGGATTCTGCCGATGTCGAGGGCAAGCCGTTTCTCGAGCTCATCTCGGGCGAGCATTGGGAAACCGGCCAGTTTCCGACCAGTCTCCATGACCTCGCCGAACGCCTGAAGCGCCGCGAAAGCTTCTCTGCGCTGCTGGTCAAGGTGACGATCAACGGCAAGAACCGCTGGTGGGAGCTGTCGGGCACGCCGATGCTGGATAACCACGGCAAGCATGTGGGCTTCCGCGGCGTCGGGTCCGACGTGACCGAACAGCGCGAATCGACCGAGAAGATCGCCTACCTGGCGCGCTACGACACGCTGACCAAGCTGCCGAACCGCCTGATGCTGAACGAATCGCTGGGCGATGCGATGCGCTATGCCCGCCAATGGCGTTCGCGCTGCGCGTTCCTGATGATCGACCTCGACCGGTTCAAGCAGGTCAACGATTCGCTTGGTCACCAGGTCGGCGACCGGTTGCTGGAAAAGGTCGCCGAACGGCTGAAGGAAATCTGCGGCGAGAACGAAATCTGCGGCCGCCTGGGCGGCGACGAATTCGCCATCGTCATCCGCGAAGCGTCCGACCCCGCCGTCGTATCGAAAGTCGCCAACAGGATCATCTCGCGCCTGTCGGAGCCCTATGCCGTCGATAACCATACGCTTTTTGTCGGGGCGAGTGTGGGTTCCGCCGTGGCCCCGCGCGACGGCAAGTCGGTCGAGGAACTGATGCGCAATGCCGACCTCGCGCTCTACCGGTCCAAGGACGAGGGCGGCGGCGAGCACTTCACCTACGAGCCCGCCCTGCATGCATCGGCAGAAGAACGCCGCCAGCTGGAGTTCTCGCTACGCAAGGCGCTGGAGCGGAACGAATTGCTGCTGCATTACCAGCCGGTGGTGAATGCAGGGTCGGAAGACCTCGTCGGTTTCGAAGCGCTGGTGCGCTGGAACAGCCGGGACCACGGTTTCGTCAGCCCGGCCAAGTTCATCCCGCTGGCAGAGGAAACCCGCCTGATCGTGCCGATCGGCACCTGGGTCCTGCAGCGGGCGTGCATGGAAGCGGCCAAGTGGCCTTCGCATGTCCGGGTCAACATCAACGTCTCGCCGGAACAGCTGCTGGAGCCCGGTTTCCCGAACACGGTCGTCCAGGCCCTGTCCCGCGCCAATCTCGACCCGCAAAGGCTCGAGATCGAAGTCACGGAAAGCATCTTCCTGCGCGATGCCAGTGTCGCCCGCGCCGCGCTGGAACAGGTGATGGCGCTGGGCTGCCAGATCGCGCTCGACGATTTCGGGACCGGCTACTCCTCGCTCGGCTATATCAGGGAACTGCGCTTCTCCACGATCAAGGTCGATCGCACCTTCGTGCAGGGCGCTGCGCAGGGCGCGCGCGAGAGCGAGGCCATCATCCGCGCCGTTGTCGCCATGGCGCAGAGCCTCGACATGACGACCACGGCGGAAGGCGTGGAAACGGCCGGTGAGGCGGAGATGATCCGCAACATGGGCTGTACCAAGATCCAGGGATATTATTTCGGCCGTCCGATGCCGGTGGACGAAGTGCATTCCGTGCTGCGTCACCAGCAGCAAATGAGGGCCTAGGCCAGCACCGACCGGGTGCGTGCTGAAACCAGGCTCTCGGATCAGGCTCTCGGATCAGGCGGGGGCGAGGGCGTCCAGCACGCTTTCGAAGATGCCGCGGCCATCGGTCCGGCCGTGGGCATCCTCCACCGCGCGTTCGGGGTGGGGCATCATGCCCAGCACGTTGCCAGCCTCGTTCAGAACGCCGGCAATGCCGCGCTGTGAGCCGTTGACGTTGTCGGCATAGCGGAAGGCCACGCGGCCTTCGCCCTCCAGCCGGTC
This is a stretch of genomic DNA from Erythrobacteraceae bacterium WH01K. It encodes these proteins:
- a CDS encoding entericidin A/B family lipoprotein, with amino-acid sequence MVRKVLLAAGIASIALTATACNTVKGAGRDIESVGEAGDRAI
- a CDS encoding CpaF family protein; translated protein: MSAFGRRNGPAGGRSSFGVARPMKGGGNAKPAEQARPPGGEQFPPLPGDSAADVPGASAGQPNRDDAMTRLADRANAIHEQQEIGGFEASVHKIKEQVLPRLLERVDPEAAATLSKEELSEEFRPIIMEVLAELKVTLNRREQFALEKVLIDELLGFGPLEELLNDPDVSDIMVNGPDQTYIEKKGKLVIAPIRFRDEQHLFQIAQRIVNQVGRRVDQTTPLADARLKDGSRVNVIVPPLSLRGTAISIRKFSEKPITLDMLKEFGSMSDKMCTALKIAGACRMNIVISGGTGSGKTTMLNALSKMIDPGERVLTIEDAAELRLQQPHWLPLETRPPNLEGQGAITIGDLVKNALRMRPDRIILGEIRGAECFDLLAAMNTGHDGSMCTLHANSARECLGRMENMILMGDIKIPKEAISRQIAESVDLIVQVKRLRDGSRRTTGITEVIGMEGDVIVTQELFKFEYLDESEDGKIIGEFRASGLRPYTLEKARQFGFDQAYLEACL
- a CDS encoding DMT family transporter, encoding MRDSERTGLMLAAAGFATLSVGDAVIKTMAGEWPPLAVAALRFSLGAIGLSVLLFVKEGARAFRPKNPWLQAGRGFCLAAASLCFFSAVFVMPLASAMALAFVAPVLTAVFSAIFLKEAIRLPVVAASVIALCGVALVLRPNVAALGPAAFLPLASALFFSLMIVANRAAGGQGSALSMQAFMAIVAAPLLVVAAFAGHVSGIESLRVDMPEWSVIVRCLIVAVTASTAHWLVFLGTERAGASTIAPTTYLQMLVAITLGWWWFGDVPDAVTLAGGAVIICAGLILWRSTPAGAATKVSVAKGTAR
- the glmS gene encoding glutamine--fructose-6-phosphate transaminase (isomerizing), which codes for MCGIIGIAGAAPVADRLVDGLKRMEYRGYDSAGICTLHDGDLIRRRAEGKLANLVEELAGNPAPGHVGIAHTRWATHGAPTAANAHPHATDHVALVHNGIIENFRALREELQADGRTLESDTDSEVVAHLVSREVENGASPQDAVQTVLPRLRGAFALAIAFRDHPDLLIGSRLGSPLVVGYGEGEMYLGSDALALAPLTQKISYLEEGDWVAITRDTAQVFDGENAPVERPIVASGASAAAVEKGNYRHFMQKEIFEQPTVVAQTLASYVRQSDDSVALPQIDFDLSSVKRITIVACGTSYYAGMVAKYWFEQFARVPVDVDVASEFRYREPVLEEGGLSLFISQSGETADTLAALRHCKQAGQTIAAVVNVPTSSMAREADLLLPTHAGPEIGVASTKAFACQLAVLAALAAHLAVKNGHMTRAEEEEVVHHLLEAPAALNAALDHDEDIAGMAHLIAPARDVLYLGRGPDYPMAMEGALKLKEISYIHAEGYASGEMKHGPIALIDEHVPVIVLAPSGPLFEKTVSNMQEVRARGGQIVLISDEEGLAEAGEGCLATIQMPKVHPLIAPLVYAVPVQLLAYHVAVAKGTDVDQPRNLAKSVTVE
- a CDS encoding EAL domain-containing protein; this encodes MTASAPNRRAFPKKLPLASLLGLREEGDLDWPRLRAIQHSVPASKIVVRMASHATLALVTATILYPIVPIAILIGWIAFMAASLGLMFQADMNLQAKPGRTLSKGAAARHLRGTISAALAWSLASPLALYFGTPADVLAVWAVIAAVITGITITLGTAPMGAILFSVIVMVPGAVSLLAAGYLSAAFAAGVMLPIACWGFIVRADTFLRGSLAEDGMNERSEVVSLLLREFEENEADWLWQIDTSRRIRSASPRFAFALGLDSADVEGKPFLELISGEHWETGQFPTSLHDLAERLKRRESFSALLVKVTINGKNRWWELSGTPMLDNHGKHVGFRGVGSDVTEQRESTEKIAYLARYDTLTKLPNRLMLNESLGDAMRYARQWRSRCAFLMIDLDRFKQVNDSLGHQVGDRLLEKVAERLKEICGENEICGRLGGDEFAIVIREASDPAVVSKVANRIISRLSEPYAVDNHTLFVGASVGSAVAPRDGKSVEELMRNADLALYRSKDEGGGEHFTYEPALHASAEERRQLEFSLRKALERNELLLHYQPVVNAGSEDLVGFEALVRWNSRDHGFVSPAKFIPLAEETRLIVPIGTWVLQRACMEAAKWPSHVRVNINVSPEQLLEPGFPNTVVQALSRANLDPQRLEIEVTESIFLRDASVARAALEQVMALGCQIALDDFGTGYSSLGYIRELRFSTIKVDRTFVQGAAQGARESEAIIRAVVAMAQSLDMTTTAEGVETAGEAEMIRNMGCTKIQGYYFGRPMPVDEVHSVLRHQQQMRA